Proteins encoded within one genomic window of Gemmatimonadaceae bacterium:
- the typA gene encoding translational GTPase TypA — protein sequence MSIRNIAIIAHVDHGKTTLVDQMLRQAGAFRENQVVAERVMDSNPLEKERGITILAKNTSIRWKDNKINIIDTPGHADFGGEVERIMRMVDGVLLVVDAFDGPMPQTRFVLRKAFELGRVPIVVINKIDRPGADPMRVHDEVLSLFIELDATEAQLDAPVVYASARQGIATMDLDVEGTNMNPLFDAILQYVPIPPNDATGPFQMLVSTIDYSSYLGRLGIGRVEMGKIKVGDQVSLLQMDPALPIQNSRVTKLFCFEGLERVEVQEASAGEIVSVAGLENVEIGLTITDPSFQERLEGIAVEEPTISVDFQVNTSSFAGKEGKFVTSRQVRDRLMKELERNVALRVEETDNTDTWKVSGRGELHLSILMETMRREGYEFQVSRPKVITREGENGERLEPYEELLIDVPDEYVGAVIEKLGPRKAEMTEMKNPGQGMVRLTYRIPARGLFGYRSEFLTDTRGTGIMHHRFLEYGPWSGALDGRTRGVLVSMENGTIIAFALGNLGERATLFVEPGQPVYEGMVVGENSRPGDMDVNPTKEKKLSNMRSKSADDAIVLEPPRIHTLESALEYIEEDELIEVTPQSIRLRKKVLNTIDRKRVTRDLKKERNNE from the coding sequence ATGTCTATTCGTAACATTGCCATCATTGCGCACGTCGACCACGGTAAGACGACACTCGTGGATCAGATGCTCCGCCAGGCCGGAGCGTTCCGCGAGAACCAGGTTGTCGCCGAGCGTGTCATGGATTCCAACCCGCTCGAGAAGGAACGCGGGATCACGATCCTCGCGAAGAACACCTCGATCCGCTGGAAGGACAACAAGATCAACATCATCGACACGCCCGGCCACGCCGACTTCGGCGGTGAGGTCGAGCGCATCATGCGCATGGTGGACGGCGTGCTGCTGGTGGTGGATGCGTTCGACGGCCCGATGCCGCAGACGCGCTTCGTGCTGCGCAAGGCGTTCGAGCTGGGGCGCGTGCCGATCGTGGTGATCAACAAGATCGACCGCCCCGGTGCCGACCCGATGCGGGTGCACGACGAGGTGCTGAGCCTCTTCATCGAGCTGGATGCGACCGAGGCGCAGCTGGATGCGCCGGTGGTGTATGCCAGCGCGCGCCAGGGCATCGCGACGATGGACCTGGACGTGGAGGGGACGAACATGAACCCCCTGTTCGACGCCATCCTGCAGTACGTGCCGATCCCGCCGAACGATGCGACCGGCCCGTTCCAGATGCTGGTGTCCACGATCGACTACTCGAGCTACCTCGGGCGGCTGGGCATCGGGCGCGTGGAGATGGGGAAGATCAAGGTGGGCGACCAGGTGTCGCTGCTGCAGATGGACCCGGCGCTGCCGATCCAGAACAGCCGGGTGACGAAGCTGTTCTGCTTCGAGGGGCTGGAGCGGGTGGAGGTGCAGGAGGCGTCGGCGGGTGAGATCGTGTCGGTGGCGGGGCTCGAGAACGTCGAGATCGGCCTCACGATCACCGATCCCAGCTTCCAGGAGCGCCTCGAGGGGATCGCGGTGGAGGAGCCGACGATCTCGGTGGACTTCCAGGTGAACACGTCGAGCTTCGCGGGCAAGGAGGGGAAGTTCGTCACGTCGCGGCAGGTGCGTGACCGCCTGATGAAGGAGCTGGAGCGGAACGTGGCGCTGCGGGTGGAGGAGACCGACAACACGGACACGTGGAAGGTGAGCGGCCGTGGCGAGCTGCACCTGTCGATCCTGATGGAGACCATGCGGCGCGAGGGGTACGAGTTCCAGGTGTCGCGGCCGAAGGTGATCACCCGCGAGGGGGAAAACGGCGAGCGGCTGGAGCCGTACGAGGAACTGCTGATCGACGTGCCGGACGAGTACGTCGGGGCGGTGATCGAGAAGCTCGGGCCGCGCAAGGCCGAGATGACGGAGATGAAGAATCCGGGGCAGGGGATGGTGCGCCTGACCTATCGCATTCCGGCGCGCGGCCTGTTTGGTTATCGCTCCGAGTTCCTGACCGATACTCGAGGAACGGGGATCATGCACCACCGGTTCCTCGAGTACGGGCCGTGGTCGGGGGCGCTGGATGGCCGGACGCGCGGGGTGCTGGTGAGCATGGAGAACGGCACCATCATCGCCTTCGCGCTCGGCAACCTGGGCGAGCGGGCGACGTTGTTCGTGGAGCCGGGCCAGCCGGTGTACGAGGGGATGGTGGTGGGGGAGAATTCGCGGCCGGGGGACATGGACGTGAACCCCACGAAGGAGAAGAAGCTGTCGAACATGCGCAGCAAGTCAGCCGATGACGCGATCGTGCTCGAGCCGCCACGGATCCACACGCTGGAGAGCGCGCTGGAGTACATCGAGGAGGACGAGCTGATCGAGGTGACGCCGCAGTCGATCCGGCTGCGGAAGAAGGTGCTGAACACGATCGACCGGAAGCGGGTGACGCGCGACCTGAAGAAGGAGCGCAACAACGAGTGA
- a CDS encoding type IV pilus twitching motility protein PilT — MAGATPALDHGPRHALDTLLRTLASEKASDLHLRVGEPPILRRDGELVRIPGTAPLGHDQLEQMLLQSMPERNREEFLACSDTDFAIDIPGLARFRGNALRDRCGAAAVFRLIPSTIITAEQLGLSEFEKNLCTLNKGLVLVTGPTGSGKSTTLCGMIDLVNRTRHDHIITIEDPIEFVHASKKCIITQRQVGVHTSSFKSALRAALREDPDVILVGELRDLETIAIAIETAETGHLVFGTLHTTTAPSTVDRLIDQFPADRQSQVRTMLSESLKGVISQTLVKKKGGGRAAAREVLLANTALSNLIREGKTFQIPTIMQTSKKLGMVTLNDALLDLVERGVVEAADAWMKAVDKGAFQQALQSRGIALERVAA; from the coding sequence ATGGCCGGTGCCACTCCCGCCCTCGACCACGGCCCGCGCCATGCGCTCGACACCCTCCTGCGGACCCTCGCGTCCGAAAAGGCGAGTGACCTGCACCTGCGCGTCGGCGAGCCGCCGATCCTGCGCCGCGACGGGGAGCTGGTCCGCATTCCCGGCACCGCGCCCCTCGGCCACGACCAGCTCGAGCAGATGCTCCTGCAGTCGATGCCCGAGCGCAACCGCGAGGAGTTCCTCGCCTGCAGCGACACCGACTTCGCGATCGACATCCCCGGCCTCGCGCGCTTCCGCGGCAACGCGCTGCGCGACCGCTGCGGCGCGGCGGCGGTGTTCCGGCTGATCCCGTCGACGATCATCACCGCCGAGCAGCTGGGCCTGTCGGAGTTCGAGAAGAACCTCTGCACGCTGAACAAGGGGCTGGTGCTGGTGACCGGCCCCACCGGCAGCGGCAAGAGCACCACGCTGTGTGGGATGATCGACCTCGTGAACCGCACGCGGCACGACCACATCATCACGATCGAGGACCCGATCGAGTTCGTCCACGCCAGCAAGAAGTGCATCATCACGCAGCGGCAGGTGGGGGTGCACACCTCCAGCTTCAAGAGTGCGCTGCGGGCGGCGCTGCGCGAGGATCCGGACGTGATCCTGGTGGGTGAGCTGCGCGACCTCGAGACCATCGCGATCGCGATCGAGACGGCGGAGACCGGGCACCTCGTCTTCGGCACGCTGCACACCACCACGGCCCCGAGCACGGTGGACCGCCTGATCGACCAGTTCCCGGCCGACCGGCAGTCGCAGGTGCGCACGATGCTGAGCGAGTCGCTGAAGGGGGTGATCTCGCAGACGCTGGTGAAGAAGAAGGGCGGGGGGCGGGCGGCCGCGCGAGAGGTGCTGCTGGCGAACACCGCGCTGTCGAACCTGATCCGCGAGGGGAAGACGTTCCAGATCCCGACGATCATGCAGACGTCGAAGAAGCTCGGCATGGTGACGCTCAACGACGCGTTGCTGGACCTGGTGGAGCGGGGGGTGGTGGAGGCGGCCGACGCGTGGATGAAGGCGGTGGACAAGGGGGCCTTCCAGCAGGCGCTGCAGTCGCGTGGCATCGCGCTGGAGCGCGTGGCGGCGTAG
- a CDS encoding 4-hydroxythreonine-4-phosphate dehydrogenase PdxA, with protein MTTRRRPRLAVTLGDPRGIGPELVQAVLADDEIGELCDLLVVGPRGTEVDVHESIGTWLPGGSEALAGKLAGDAVVRAVELASAGAVRGIVTAPLDKHALLLGGYDAPGHTELLAELTGRPTAMMLASETLRVVLATTHLPLRDVPETLTADVLRESVGLTRAGLQHWFGIADPRIALCALNPHGGDGGRFGTEDTELLAPVARETGALGPYPADTVFVRAMRGEFDAVIAPYHDVGMTAIKVASFGSGVNVTLGLPFPRTSPDHGTAIDIAGQGIADVSSFRHAVLLCIRLANQETVAHTP; from the coding sequence GTGACCACGCGACGTCGCCCGCGGCTCGCGGTCACCCTCGGCGATCCGCGCGGCATCGGGCCGGAGCTGGTGCAGGCCGTGCTCGCCGACGACGAGATCGGCGAGCTCTGTGACCTGCTGGTGGTGGGCCCGCGTGGCACCGAGGTGGACGTGCACGAGTCCATCGGCACCTGGCTGCCGGGCGGCAGCGAGGCGCTGGCCGGCAAGCTCGCCGGCGACGCCGTGGTGCGGGCCGTGGAACTGGCCTCCGCCGGCGCCGTGCGGGGCATCGTCACGGCGCCACTGGACAAGCACGCGCTGCTGCTCGGCGGGTACGATGCGCCGGGCCACACCGAGCTGCTGGCGGAGCTCACCGGCCGGCCGACGGCCATGATGCTGGCGAGTGAGACGTTGCGCGTGGTGCTGGCCACCACGCACCTGCCGCTGCGCGACGTGCCGGAGACGCTGACGGCAGACGTGCTCCGCGAGTCGGTGGGGCTGACGCGGGCGGGGTTGCAGCACTGGTTCGGGATCGCCGATCCGCGCATCGCGCTCTGCGCGCTCAATCCGCATGGCGGCGACGGCGGTCGCTTCGGCACCGAGGATACCGAGCTGCTGGCCCCCGTGGCCCGCGAGACCGGCGCACTGGGGCCATATCCGGCCGACACGGTGTTCGTGCGTGCGATGCGTGGCGAGTTCGACGCGGTGATCGCGCCGTATCACGATGTCGGGATGACCGCGATCAAGGTCGCGAGCTTCGGCAGCGGGGTGAACGTGACGCTGGGGCTGCCGTTTCCGCGCACGTCGCCGGATCACGGGACCGCGATCGACATCGCGGGGCAGGGCATCGCGGACGTGTCGAGCTTCCGGCATGCGGTGCTGCTGTGCATCCGGCTGGCGAACCAGGAGACGGTCGCGCACACGCCCTGA
- a CDS encoding peptidylprolyl isomerase: MTRRSTFLAAALLAAAALPAQVTAPAARPTAGPTVVQVDRVIAVAGDHPILWSEVLEEYNTRRAQGVQIPTDSVEHRKFVERLIDELIDAEVLMQAAAVEKVEVTDGDVLPDVETQLRKIREQFKSDQEFRAALAGAGFGTPEEYRKTLIEAARRPAVQRKLIEKMKGDGKLVRAVVSDADVVETYERTRATFPKRPAQVTFRQIVISPTPNPEAKARARAKIDSLLLEIQRGGNFELVAKRESMDPSNKETGGDLGWNRRGNMVPEFDRMMFALPPGVVSPVVETTFGFHIIRVDKVQPKEVKARHILIIPTLDSLDEQRAYRLADSVATAWRSGSRYDTLTAKFHDPDEIRAFNDPFPRSELPPAYIAALKDLKPNEISAPFPIENARRGTKKYVVFQLLTQQEEGLYSVGEVRERIRAQLVEERSMRRFIDGLRSATFVLRNPIPELPAAAPAEAPPER; this comes from the coding sequence ATGACTCGACGATCGACGTTCCTCGCCGCCGCCCTCCTCGCCGCCGCCGCGCTGCCCGCGCAGGTCACGGCCCCGGCGGCCCGGCCCACCGCCGGCCCCACCGTGGTGCAGGTGGATCGGGTGATCGCCGTCGCCGGTGACCATCCGATCCTCTGGAGCGAGGTGCTGGAGGAGTACAACACGCGCCGCGCGCAGGGGGTGCAGATCCCCACCGACAGCGTCGAGCATCGCAAGTTCGTGGAGCGGCTGATCGACGAGCTGATCGATGCCGAGGTGCTGATGCAGGCCGCGGCGGTGGAGAAGGTGGAGGTCACCGACGGCGACGTGCTGCCCGACGTCGAGACGCAGCTGCGCAAGATCCGCGAGCAGTTCAAGAGCGACCAGGAGTTCCGTGCCGCGCTGGCCGGTGCCGGCTTCGGCACGCCGGAAGAGTACCGCAAGACGCTGATCGAGGCCGCGCGGCGCCCGGCGGTGCAGCGCAAGCTGATCGAGAAGATGAAGGGCGACGGCAAGCTGGTGCGCGCCGTCGTCTCCGACGCCGACGTGGTCGAGACCTACGAGCGCACCCGCGCCACGTTCCCGAAGCGGCCGGCGCAGGTCACGTTCCGGCAGATCGTCATCAGCCCGACGCCGAACCCGGAAGCGAAGGCTCGGGCGCGGGCGAAGATCGACTCGCTGCTGCTCGAGATCCAGCGCGGCGGCAACTTCGAGCTCGTCGCCAAGCGTGAGTCGATGGACCCGTCGAACAAGGAGACCGGCGGAGACCTGGGCTGGAACCGCCGCGGGAACATGGTGCCCGAGTTCGACCGCATGATGTTCGCGCTGCCGCCGGGAGTGGTGAGCCCGGTGGTCGAGACCACCTTCGGCTTCCACATCATCCGCGTCGACAAGGTGCAGCCGAAGGAAGTGAAGGCGCGGCACATCCTGATCATCCCCACGCTCGACTCGCTCGACGAGCAGCGCGCCTACCGGCTGGCCGACAGCGTCGCGACGGCGTGGCGGAGCGGGTCGCGGTACGACACGCTGACGGCGAAGTTCCACGATCCCGACGAGATCCGCGCGTTCAACGACCCGTTCCCGCGCAGTGAGCTGCCGCCGGCCTACATCGCGGCGCTGAAGGACCTGAAGCCGAACGAGATCAGCGCTCCGTTCCCCATCGAGAACGCACGGCGGGGGACCAAGAAGTACGTCGTCTTCCAGCTCCTCACGCAGCAGGAGGAGGGGTTGTACTCGGTGGGGGAGGTCCGCGAGCGCATCCGCGCCCAGCTGGTGGAGGAGCGCTCGATGCGCCGCTTCATCGACGGGCTGCGCAGCGCCACGTTCGTGCTCCGCAACCCGATCCCGGAACTCCCGGCCGCCGCGCCCGCCGAGGCTCCGCCCGAGCGGTGA
- a CDS encoding peptidyl-prolyl cis-trans isomerase, with translation MRRLALAAIAVVATAQLAGCNSGALSAHADTVAKAGSQELTVKKLSELLGASKVPLRKDVVRVVADLWVNYQLLAKAGAAGDSLNETKLLDSALWAPIANARARKFFEVISKTWAVTPTTDGEARYNSGEVLAASHILFRTPEKGVTPQQLQELRGRADSVRKVLTAANFAQLATRFSQDPGSAQQGGALGAFPKGIMAQEFENALKSVKPGEISGVVQSRFGFHIIYRPLYPAVAQNVAQLLQQRGAAVAESTYWSRLEAANTVTVKSDAPKMARDIVGDLDSYRGSNMVIGSSKRGDFTARQLVRWIDAYPPEQGLVAQIQNAPDTIIPTLVKNFMRNELFLAQADSAKVDLTEQEKSQIRAEFRTLVINSWTQLGVAPNQLTDSAKTPETREALAVGRVNTFLENMLVKDGAFVPIARSMDLMLRMKYPGAKIVDAGVDRALEAAQKLRGSADSTRAANRPASAVPMPGEAPAGALPAPAPAKP, from the coding sequence ATGAGAAGACTTGCCCTCGCCGCGATCGCCGTCGTCGCCACGGCCCAGCTGGCCGGCTGCAACAGCGGTGCGCTCAGCGCACATGCGGATACCGTCGCGAAGGCCGGTTCGCAGGAACTGACCGTCAAGAAGCTGTCGGAGCTGCTCGGTGCCTCCAAGGTCCCGCTGCGCAAGGACGTCGTGCGCGTGGTGGCCGACCTGTGGGTGAACTACCAGCTCCTCGCCAAGGCCGGCGCTGCCGGCGACTCGCTGAACGAGACCAAGCTGCTCGACTCGGCGCTCTGGGCCCCCATCGCCAACGCCCGCGCCCGCAAGTTCTTCGAGGTCATCTCGAAGACGTGGGCCGTCACGCCGACCACCGACGGCGAGGCGCGCTACAACTCCGGTGAGGTGCTCGCCGCCAGCCACATCCTCTTCCGCACGCCGGAGAAGGGCGTCACCCCGCAGCAGCTCCAGGAGCTGCGCGGCCGCGCCGACTCGGTGCGGAAGGTGCTGACGGCCGCCAACTTCGCGCAGCTCGCCACGCGCTTCAGCCAGGATCCCGGCTCGGCGCAGCAGGGCGGTGCGCTCGGCGCCTTCCCGAAGGGCATCATGGCGCAGGAGTTCGAGAACGCGCTCAAGTCGGTCAAGCCGGGTGAGATCTCCGGCGTGGTCCAGTCGCGCTTCGGCTTCCACATCATCTACCGCCCGCTGTACCCGGCGGTGGCGCAGAATGTCGCCCAGCTCCTGCAGCAGCGCGGTGCCGCCGTGGCCGAGTCCACCTACTGGTCCCGCCTCGAGGCCGCCAACACCGTCACGGTGAAGTCCGACGCCCCGAAGATGGCGCGCGACATCGTGGGTGACCTGGACAGCTACCGCGGCAGCAACATGGTGATCGGCAGCTCCAAGCGCGGCGACTTCACCGCCCGCCAGCTCGTGCGCTGGATCGACGCCTATCCGCCGGAGCAGGGGCTGGTGGCGCAGATCCAGAACGCGCCCGACACGATCATCCCCACGCTGGTCAAGAACTTCATGCGCAACGAGCTGTTCCTGGCCCAGGCCGACAGCGCGAAGGTGGACCTCACCGAGCAGGAGAAGAGCCAGATCCGGGCCGAGTTCCGCACGCTCGTGATCAACTCCTGGACGCAGCTCGGCGTGGCCCCGAACCAGCTCACCGACAGCGCCAAGACCCCCGAGACGCGTGAGGCACTGGCGGTGGGCCGCGTGAACACCTTCCTCGAGAACATGCTGGTGAAGGACGGGGCGTTCGTGCCGATCGCCCGGTCGATGGACCTCATGCTCCGCATGAAGTACCCGGGCGCCAAGATCGTCGACGCCGGCGTGGACCGGGCCCTCGAGGCCGCGCAGAAGCTCCGCGGGTCGGCCGATTCGACGCGGGCGGCCAACCGTCCGGCGTCGGCCGTGCCGATGCCCGGCGAGGCGCCGGCCGGTGCGCTGCCGGCTCCGGCCCCCGCGAAGCCGTAA
- the mfd gene encoding transcription-repair coupling factor: MGLPTLLDALERLPQFTRVFNTLPAPRRTLTLTGLHGSADAVLVAALARRLTGRVLVVVTDALPEAERWLADLGALSDAEQIALYPPREGFGEAEPHSEVAGERVETLEKLSRGAVRLLLTTSRALMERTQLARAVSRARLELRKGDAWRLEALSEHLDAHGFERVPMVDDVGQYSVRGGIFDIYSFGMAEPVRLEFWGDEIVELRHFDLNTQRSTRDASVALVLPVDIPAGEEGEAAYERVTLADLLPPDTLLVQPLGTSIDPELRRTWDEAQHHVELARRRGEDAPPRDRLFEQPEVTRTRLRAFGTIHIVDPAADSIDVGFPVRAPETVGRDMAALRKLVAAGVPTLILCDNSGQLERLEELLDERGRQTQATLALGVLGAGFLLPPGEGREGLRVLTDHEIFRRERRIRRARKYGGGAALDVATALKSGDYVVHLEHGIGIYRGMSTIFVGESTVEVAVIEYEGGDRLNVPLYRIDQVERYRAASDVSADAPPPRLHKLGGRKWSQQRDKTRAAILEMTHELLDLYARRRIASRPPHVPDTTWQMQLESGFLFEDTPDQRRATTDVKHDMEGGRPMDRLLVGDVGYGKTEIAVRAAFKAVQSGRQVAVLVPTTILADQHVRTFGDRLADFPVVIEELSRFRTGKEQAATLERLKRKEVDIVIGTHRLLGEDVVFGDLGLIIVDEEHRFGVKHKERLKQLKMETDVLTLTATPIPRTLHQSLAGLRDMTLMQTPPRDRSPVLTYVEPNDDALIEEAITRELDRGGQCFFVHNRIETILAMADHLARLVPRARIVVGHGQMKERELEEVMRQFVRGEADILVSTMIVESGLDVSNANTMFVDRADHFGLAQLYQLRGRVGRSHRRAYCYLLVPDIVDEDAERRLRVLEHHTELGSGYRVALKDMELRGAGNLLGPEQSGFVHAVGFDLYLRLLEETVTRIQRGDKAPPPQPSDVSLDVPAFLPDDYIPLQDLKLDVYRRLTTAPDAAAIEALASEVRDRFGPLPAAAAAYFDLAQLRLLGGTLGIEAVLVRGNEGRITFRADAVPRMKGLSAAFHEVQFQAEVRRAQPLTLKLTRLGGAAVLEGLVRSLRSLSR, translated from the coding sequence ATGGGCCTACCGACCCTGCTCGACGCACTGGAACGGCTGCCGCAGTTCACGCGGGTGTTCAACACGCTGCCGGCCCCGCGGCGCACGCTCACGCTCACCGGGCTGCACGGCTCGGCCGATGCGGTGCTGGTGGCGGCGCTGGCGCGCCGGCTCACCGGCCGCGTGCTGGTGGTGGTGACCGACGCGCTGCCCGAGGCGGAGCGCTGGCTGGCCGACCTCGGCGCGCTGTCGGACGCGGAGCAGATCGCGCTCTACCCGCCGCGCGAGGGTTTCGGCGAGGCCGAGCCGCACAGCGAGGTGGCGGGCGAGCGGGTCGAGACGCTGGAGAAGCTGTCGCGCGGCGCGGTGCGCCTGCTGCTCACCACGTCGCGGGCGCTGATGGAGCGCACGCAGCTCGCACGCGCCGTGAGCCGCGCCCGCCTCGAGCTGCGCAAGGGGGATGCGTGGCGGCTGGAGGCGCTCTCGGAGCACCTCGACGCGCACGGCTTCGAGCGCGTGCCGATGGTGGACGACGTCGGCCAGTACAGCGTGCGCGGCGGCATCTTCGACATCTACAGCTTCGGCATGGCCGAGCCGGTGCGCCTGGAGTTCTGGGGCGACGAGATCGTCGAGCTGCGGCACTTCGACCTCAACACGCAGCGCAGCACGCGCGATGCGAGCGTGGCGCTGGTGCTGCCGGTGGACATCCCGGCCGGCGAGGAGGGCGAGGCGGCCTACGAACGCGTCACACTCGCCGACCTGCTGCCGCCGGACACGCTGCTGGTGCAGCCGCTCGGCACGAGCATCGATCCCGAGCTGCGCCGCACCTGGGACGAGGCGCAGCACCACGTGGAGCTGGCGCGCCGGCGCGGTGAGGACGCCCCGCCGCGCGACCGGCTCTTCGAGCAGCCCGAGGTCACGCGCACGCGGCTGCGGGCGTTCGGCACCATCCACATCGTCGATCCCGCCGCCGATTCCATCGACGTGGGTTTCCCCGTGCGCGCCCCCGAGACGGTGGGCCGCGACATGGCGGCGCTGCGCAAGCTGGTGGCCGCCGGCGTGCCGACGCTGATCCTCTGCGACAACAGCGGCCAGCTCGAGCGCCTCGAGGAACTGCTCGACGAGCGCGGACGGCAGACGCAGGCCACGCTGGCACTCGGCGTGCTGGGCGCGGGCTTCCTGCTGCCGCCGGGTGAGGGGCGCGAGGGGCTGCGCGTCCTCACCGACCACGAGATCTTCCGTCGCGAGCGCCGCATCCGGCGTGCACGCAAGTACGGCGGCGGCGCGGCGCTGGATGTGGCGACGGCGCTGAAGAGCGGCGACTACGTGGTGCACCTCGAGCACGGCATCGGCATCTACCGCGGCATGTCCACGATCTTCGTGGGCGAGAGCACCGTCGAGGTGGCGGTGATCGAGTACGAGGGTGGTGATCGCCTGAACGTGCCGCTGTACCGCATCGACCAGGTGGAGCGATATCGCGCCGCCAGCGACGTGAGTGCCGATGCGCCGCCGCCGCGCCTGCACAAGCTGGGTGGCCGCAAGTGGAGCCAGCAGCGCGACAAGACCCGTGCCGCCATCCTCGAGATGACGCACGAGCTGCTGGACCTGTATGCGCGCCGTCGCATCGCCAGCCGGCCACCGCATGTGCCCGACACGACGTGGCAGATGCAGCTCGAGAGTGGCTTCCTGTTCGAGGACACCCCTGACCAGCGCCGCGCCACCACCGACGTGAAGCACGACATGGAGGGCGGCCGGCCGATGGATCGCCTGCTGGTGGGCGACGTGGGCTACGGCAAGACCGAGATCGCGGTGCGCGCCGCCTTCAAGGCGGTGCAGAGCGGGCGGCAGGTGGCGGTGCTGGTGCCGACGACGATCCTGGCCGACCAGCATGTGCGCACCTTCGGTGACCGGCTGGCCGACTTCCCGGTGGTGATCGAGGAGCTGAGCCGCTTCCGCACGGGCAAGGAGCAGGCCGCCACGCTGGAGCGGCTGAAGAGGAAGGAAGTGGACATCGTGATCGGCACCCACCGCCTGCTGGGTGAGGACGTCGTCTTCGGTGACCTCGGCCTGATCATCGTGGACGAGGAGCACCGCTTCGGCGTGAAGCACAAGGAGCGCCTGAAGCAGCTCAAGATGGAGACCGACGTGCTGACGCTTACGGCCACGCCGATCCCGCGCACGCTGCACCAGTCGCTGGCCGGCCTGCGCGACATGACGCTGATGCAGACGCCGCCGCGGGACCGCAGCCCGGTGCTGACGTACGTGGAGCCGAACGACGATGCCCTGATCGAGGAGGCCATCACCCGCGAGCTGGATCGCGGCGGGCAGTGCTTCTTCGTGCACAACCGCATCGAGACCATCCTGGCGATGGCCGACCACCTCGCGCGGCTGGTGCCGCGGGCCCGGATCGTGGTGGGCCACGGGCAGATGAAGGAGCGTGAGCTGGAGGAGGTCATGCGGCAGTTCGTGCGCGGCGAGGCCGACATCCTGGTCAGCACGATGATCGTCGAGAGCGGGCTGGACGTGTCGAACGCGAACACGATGTTCGTGGACCGGGCCGACCATTTCGGGCTGGCGCAGCTCTACCAGCTCCGGGGCCGGGTCGGGCGCTCGCATCGTCGCGCGTACTGCTACCTGCTGGTGCCCGACATCGTGGACGAGGACGCCGAGCGCCGCCTGCGGGTGCTGGAGCACCATACCGAACTCGGCAGTGGCTACCGTGTCGCACTGAAGGACATGGAGCTCCGCGGGGCGGGGAACCTGCTGGGGCCGGAGCAGAGCGGCTTCGTGCATGCCGTCGGGTTCGACCTCTACCTCCGGCTGCTGGAGGAGACGGTGACCCGGATCCAGCGGGGCGACAAGGCGCCGCCCCCGCAGCCGTCGGACGTGTCGCTGGACGTGCCGGCCTTCCTGCCGGACGACTACATCCCGCTGCAGGACCTCAAGCTGGACGTCTACCGGCGCCTCACCACGGCGCCGGACGCCGCCGCCATCGAGGCCCTGGCGTCCGAGGTGCGCGACCGGTTCGGCCCGCTTCCGGCCGCCGCCGCCGCCTACTTCGACCTCGCCCAGCTCCGCCTCCTTGGCGGGACCCTCGGGATCGAAGCCGTGCTGGTGCGTGGCAATGAGGGCCGTATTACGTTTCGCGCCGATGCCGTGCCCCGGATGAAGGGGCTCAGCGCCGCGTTCCATGAAGTGCAGTTCCAGGCCGAGGTGCGCCGCGCGCAGCCGCTGACGCTCAAGCTCACGCGGCTTGGTGGTGCTGCCGTTCTCGAAGGCCTCGTCCGCTCGCTGCGCAGTCTGAGTCGCTGA